Proteins from one Sphingopyxis terrae subsp. terrae NBRC 15098 genomic window:
- a CDS encoding outer membrane protein assembly factor BamD: protein MTQRHSSRAAVRLIAAALVISPLLAACAGGGGVKKDTRYVARDVNTLYRAAQDRLDRGQYKIAAALFDEVERQHPYSPWARRAQLMSAFSYYMDREYTPSIESAQRFLSIHPGNKDAPYAYYLIALSYYEQISDVTRDQKITQQAQAALGEIVRRYPDSRYAADARLKLDLVRDHLAGKEMEIGRFYERSSNWLAASIRFREVVDKYQTTSHAPEALFRLTECYLALGVPEEAKKSAAVLGANYPGSKWYERAYKLMEKHAPSA from the coding sequence ATGACTCAGCGCCATTCCTCTCGCGCCGCCGTGCGCCTGATCGCCGCCGCCCTCGTGATTTCGCCGCTGCTCGCGGCCTGCGCCGGCGGGGGTGGGGTCAAGAAGGACACGCGCTACGTCGCGCGTGACGTGAATACGCTTTATCGCGCCGCGCAGGATCGTCTCGACCGCGGCCAGTACAAGATTGCCGCGGCGCTGTTCGACGAGGTCGAGCGTCAGCACCCCTATTCGCCCTGGGCGCGCCGCGCGCAGCTGATGAGCGCCTTTTCCTATTATATGGACCGCGAATATACGCCGTCGATCGAATCGGCGCAGCGTTTCCTGTCGATCCACCCGGGCAACAAGGATGCGCCTTACGCCTATTATCTGATCGCGCTCAGCTATTATGAGCAGATCAGCGACGTGACCCGCGACCAGAAGATCACGCAGCAGGCGCAGGCCGCGCTGGGCGAGATTGTGCGCCGCTATCCCGACAGCCGCTACGCCGCCGATGCGCGGTTGAAGCTTGACCTTGTCCGCGACCATCTGGCGGGCAAGGAGATGGAAATCGGCCGCTTTTACGAGCGCAGCTCGAACTGGCTCGCGGCCTCGATCCGCTTCCGCGAAGTCGTCGACAAATATCAGACCACCAGCCACGCCCCCGAGGCGCTGTTCCGGCTGACCGAATGCTATCTCGCGCTCGGCGTTCCCGAAGAGGCGAAGAAGTCGGCGGCCGTCCTCGGCGCCAATTATCCCGGCAGCAAATGGTACGAACGCGCGTACAAGCTGATGGAAAAGCACGCGCCCAGCGCCTGA
- a CDS encoding peptidylprolyl isomerase, whose amino-acid sequence MFAPLILSLVLAVQSVPAQTTQLPPPPPPVPAAVTPPVEVAAPDTRPYVALKTDAGTIVVRLEDKRAPITSANFLRYVDSKRMDGFKFYRTTRSWGEGNKLIQAGNRGDPRTNFPPIAHEPTTKTGLTNCDGALVMAHLRPGDATTDFFLLLSGIKGFDADAPGGDGAGFAVFGEIASGRDVAEKIFAMPVSETAGEGVMRGQILDPAVTILSARRVPAPADAPKGCVVKAPPVPAP is encoded by the coding sequence ATGTTCGCTCCCTTGATCCTGTCGCTCGTCCTTGCGGTGCAGTCGGTTCCAGCCCAGACCACGCAGTTGCCCCCGCCGCCGCCGCCCGTTCCGGCGGCCGTGACGCCCCCGGTCGAAGTCGCGGCGCCCGATACGCGGCCTTATGTGGCGCTCAAGACCGACGCGGGCACGATCGTCGTTCGGCTGGAGGACAAGCGGGCGCCGATCACCAGCGCCAATTTCCTCCGCTATGTCGACAGCAAGCGGATGGACGGGTTCAAATTCTATCGAACCACGCGCAGTTGGGGCGAGGGAAACAAGCTGATTCAGGCGGGCAACCGCGGCGACCCGCGGACCAACTTCCCACCCATCGCGCATGAGCCGACAACGAAAACCGGCCTTACCAATTGCGATGGTGCGCTGGTGATGGCGCATTTGCGCCCGGGCGATGCGACGACCGATTTCTTTTTGCTGCTGTCCGGCATCAAGGGCTTCGACGCCGACGCGCCCGGCGGCGATGGGGCGGGTTTCGCGGTATTCGGCGAGATTGCTTCGGGGCGCGACGTCGCCGAAAAAATCTTCGCGATGCCGGTTTCCGAGACCGCGGGCGAGGGCGTGATGCGCGGCCAGATCCTCGATCCGGCCGTGACCATCCTGTCGGCGCGCCGCGTTCCGGCGCCTGCCGATGCACCCAAAGGCTGTGTGGTGAAGGCGCCCCCGGTTCCGGCGCCGTGA
- the rimM gene encoding ribosome maturation factor RimM (Essential for efficient processing of 16S rRNA) — MAAADRPVTLAAIAGAHGVRGEVRLKLFGEGAEALRAFSVFDAGARKLTLKSIRPANQGAVASFAEIADRSAAEALRGTVLTVPRSALPSLAPGEYYHHDLIGLPCVSTDGEAVGHVVAVENFGAGDILEIERPAEAGHKPKRFMVPMTAQAVPAWNPEGVTVAAAFVE; from the coding sequence TTGGCCGCCGCCGATCGTCCCGTCACCCTGGCCGCCATTGCCGGCGCGCACGGGGTCCGGGGCGAGGTGCGGCTCAAATTGTTCGGTGAAGGCGCGGAGGCTCTCCGCGCCTTTTCCGTTTTCGACGCCGGCGCCCGCAAGCTGACGCTGAAATCGATACGCCCCGCCAATCAGGGCGCGGTGGCAAGCTTTGCCGAAATCGCCGATCGCAGCGCCGCCGAAGCGCTGCGCGGCACGGTGCTGACAGTCCCGCGCTCGGCGCTGCCGTCGCTCGCGCCGGGGGAATATTATCATCACGATCTGATCGGCCTGCCCTGCGTTTCGACCGACGGCGAGGCTGTCGGCCATGTCGTGGCGGTCGAGAATTTCGGCGCCGGCGACATATTGGAAATCGAACGTCCGGCCGAAGCGGGACACAAGCCGAAGCGCTTCATGGTGCCGATGACCGCGCAGGCGGTTCCTGCCTGGAACCCCGAGGGCGTGACCGTGGCGGCGGCCTTCGTCGAATAG
- the rpsP gene encoding 30S ribosomal protein S16: protein MATTIRLSRGGSKKRPYYKIVVADSRSPRDGRFIERIGSYNPLLGKDNPDRVKLDAERAKHWVSVGAQPTDRVARFLDAAGVKERSARNNPNKAVPGEKAKERAEEKAAKLAEAEEAAAAAAAAPAPAEEAAPEAAESDATGSVKSEETAEAVADAVAEEVPADASADDAAAIAEEVAEGGPVAEAGEEKAEG, encoded by the coding sequence ATGGCTACCACCATTCGCCTTTCGCGCGGCGGTTCGAAAAAGCGCCCCTACTACAAGATCGTCGTTGCCGATTCGCGCAGCCCGCGCGACGGCCGTTTCATCGAACGCATCGGCAGCTACAACCCGCTGCTCGGCAAGGATAATCCGGACCGCGTCAAGCTCGACGCCGAACGTGCGAAGCATTGGGTTTCGGTTGGCGCGCAGCCGACCGACCGCGTCGCCCGCTTCCTCGACGCCGCAGGCGTGAAGGAACGTTCGGCCCGCAACAACCCGAACAAGGCTGTCCCGGGTGAAAAGGCCAAGGAACGCGCCGAAGAAAAGGCCGCGAAGCTGGCCGAGGCCGAAGAAGCTGCGGCGGCCGCCGCTGCGGCTCCGGCTCCGGCCGAAGAAGCGGCTCCCGAAGCGGCTGAATCGGATGCGACCGGCTCGGTGAAGAGCGAAGAAACCGCCGAAGCGGTTGCCGACGCAGTTGCCGAGGAAGTTCCGGCCGACGCGAGCGCCGACGACGCGGCTGCGATCGCCGAAGAAGTTGCCGAAGGCGGCCCCGTCGCCGAAGCCGGCGAAGAAAAGGCCGAAGGCTAA